A single Paraburkholderia sp. FT54 DNA region contains:
- a CDS encoding ABC transporter substrate-binding protein has translation MTVPKLLFAVRQTCLPALAACAVLSAGLSPAVADAAKLPDKTLVFCSEGSPAGFDSAQYTTSVEFSAGSYTVYNRLIEFAHGSTDIEPGLAEKWDVSPDGLTYTFHLRHGVKFQTTSFFKPTREFNADDVVFTYQRMLDPEQPFRKAYSVPFPYFTDLGLAKNIAKVEAVDPYTVKFTLKEVDAPFLQQIAMPFASILSAEYGDQLLKAGKASDINQYPVGTGPFIFRSYTKDDTIRFDGNPDYWKPGVVKVGKLIFAITVDPAVRLQKLKRGECQVMAYPRPADIPTVKTDASLVMPNEVGFNLGYIAYNTTKKPLDNVLVRRALDMSINKKAIIESVYQGAGQAATNPMPPTQWGYDKNLKDAPYDTEKAKALLKQAGFPDGFDLTLWAMPVQRPYNPNARLMAEMLQSDWAKIGVKVKIATFEWGEYIRRGHAGEHEAMLIGWTGDYGDPDNWLGVLLGCDAVSGSNFSKWCYKPYDDLIKKGRSTTDLSQRTSAYTQAQEIFKDQVPFTPIAHSTVYQPISKNVTGFKIDPFGPTQFMNVGLK, from the coding sequence ATGACGGTACCCAAGTTGCTGTTTGCAGTTCGCCAAACCTGCCTTCCGGCGCTCGCCGCCTGTGCGGTCCTGAGCGCCGGGCTTTCGCCCGCTGTCGCCGACGCGGCAAAGCTGCCCGACAAGACCCTCGTGTTCTGCTCCGAGGGCAGTCCGGCGGGCTTCGACAGTGCGCAGTACACCACCAGCGTCGAGTTCAGCGCGGGATCGTACACGGTCTATAACCGCCTGATCGAGTTCGCGCACGGCAGCACGGATATCGAACCGGGCCTCGCCGAAAAGTGGGATGTCTCGCCTGACGGACTGACCTATACGTTTCATTTGCGCCACGGTGTGAAGTTCCAGACCACGTCCTTCTTCAAGCCGACACGGGAATTCAACGCCGACGACGTCGTTTTCACCTATCAGCGGATGCTTGATCCGGAGCAGCCGTTCCGCAAGGCGTACTCGGTGCCGTTTCCATATTTCACCGATCTGGGCCTTGCCAAGAACATCGCGAAGGTCGAAGCGGTCGATCCGTACACGGTCAAATTCACGCTGAAGGAAGTCGACGCGCCGTTTTTACAACAGATCGCAATGCCATTCGCGTCGATTCTCTCGGCTGAATACGGCGACCAGTTGTTGAAAGCGGGTAAAGCATCGGATATCAACCAATATCCCGTCGGCACCGGCCCATTCATTTTTCGCAGCTATACGAAAGACGACACGATTCGCTTCGACGGTAATCCCGACTACTGGAAGCCGGGTGTCGTCAAAGTCGGCAAGCTGATATTCGCGATTACCGTCGATCCGGCGGTGCGCTTGCAGAAATTGAAACGCGGCGAATGCCAGGTGATGGCGTATCCACGTCCCGCCGATATTCCGACGGTCAAAACCGATGCATCGCTCGTCATGCCGAACGAGGTGGGTTTCAACCTCGGCTATATCGCCTACAACACCACCAAGAAACCGCTCGACAATGTGCTGGTGCGCCGCGCGCTCGATATGTCGATCAATAAGAAAGCGATTATCGAGTCGGTGTATCAAGGCGCGGGCCAGGCGGCGACCAACCCCATGCCGCCGACGCAGTGGGGCTACGACAAGAATCTGAAGGACGCCCCATACGACACGGAAAAAGCCAAAGCGCTGCTGAAACAGGCGGGTTTTCCGGACGGCTTCGACCTGACGCTGTGGGCCATGCCAGTTCAACGGCCTTATAACCCGAATGCGCGGCTGATGGCGGAAATGCTGCAATCCGATTGGGCGAAGATCGGCGTCAAGGTGAAGATCGCCACGTTTGAATGGGGTGAATATATTCGCCGCGGCCATGCCGGCGAGCATGAAGCCATGCTGATCGGCTGGACCGGCGATTATGGCGATCCGGATAACTGGCTTGGGGTATTACTGGGTTGCGACGCAGTCAGCGGCAGTAACTTTTCCAAATGGTGCTACAAACCCTATGACGATCTGATCAAGAAGGGTCGTAGTACGACTGATCTGTCACAGCGCACCAGTGCCTATACTCAAGCCCAGGAGATTTTCAAGGATCAGGTTCCGTTCACGCCGATCGCCCATTCCACGGTCTATCAGCCGATCAGCAAGAATGTGACGGGCTTCAAGATCGACCCGTTCGGCCCGACGCAATTCATGAACGTCGGCCTGAAATAA
- a CDS encoding ABC transporter substrate-binding protein, giving the protein MKQNNLLRAARVTTLVAAAAASMVGASVARAEIPNKTLVYCSEGSPAGFDPAQYTTGTDFTANTFTVYNRLVEFERGGTKVEPGLAEKWDVSADGKTYTFHLRHGVKFQTTSFFKPTREFNADDVVFTFQRMLDPNSAFHKAYPVQFPYFTDMGLDKLITSVEKVDPYTVKFTLKEVNAPFIQNLAMEYASILSGEYGDQLMKAGKAADINQFPVGTGPFIFRSYTKDATIRFDGNPDYWKPNTVKISKLIFSITPDAGVRVQKIKRDECQVMSYPRPADIAPLKAEANIAMPSQPGFNLGYLAYNVTHKPVDKVEVRQALDMAINKKAIIDSVYQGAGQAATNPMPPTQWSYDKNLKSASYDTDKAKALLAKAGYPNGFDITLWAMPVQRAYNPNARLMAEMIQADWAKIGVKAKIVTYEWGEYIKRAHAGEDDTMLIGWTGDNGDPDNWLGTLLGCEAVNGNNFSKWCYKPFDDLIQKGRVTSDQGARTTAYMQAQQIFAQQLPFSPIAHSTVYQPVSKKVVDMRIEPLGYARFDGVSIK; this is encoded by the coding sequence ATGAAGCAAAACAATCTGTTGCGCGCCGCGCGTGTTACGACGCTCGTCGCAGCTGCAGCGGCATCGATGGTGGGCGCAAGTGTCGCGCGCGCCGAGATCCCGAATAAAACCCTGGTCTACTGCTCAGAAGGCAGCCCCGCGGGTTTCGATCCGGCCCAATACACCACGGGCACCGATTTCACGGCTAATACGTTCACCGTCTACAACCGCCTCGTCGAATTCGAGCGCGGCGGCACCAAGGTCGAACCGGGCCTCGCCGAAAAGTGGGATGTCTCCGCGGACGGCAAGACATACACGTTCCATCTGCGTCATGGCGTGAAGTTCCAGACCACGTCGTTCTTCAAGCCGACGCGCGAATTCAATGCGGACGACGTCGTGTTCACGTTCCAGCGTATGCTGGACCCGAACTCGGCCTTTCATAAGGCTTACCCGGTCCAATTCCCGTACTTCACCGACATGGGCCTCGACAAGCTGATCACCAGCGTCGAAAAAGTCGACCCGTACACGGTCAAGTTCACGCTGAAGGAAGTCAACGCGCCGTTCATCCAGAATCTGGCAATGGAATACGCGTCGATCCTCTCGGGTGAATACGGCGACCAGTTGATGAAAGCCGGCAAGGCTGCCGACATCAACCAGTTCCCGGTCGGCACAGGCCCGTTCATCTTCCGCAGCTACACGAAAGACGCGACGATCCGCTTCGACGGCAATCCGGATTACTGGAAGCCGAACACGGTCAAGATCTCCAAGCTGATCTTCTCGATCACGCCGGACGCCGGCGTGCGCGTGCAGAAGATCAAGCGCGACGAATGCCAGGTGATGAGCTATCCGCGTCCGGCCGACATCGCGCCGCTGAAGGCTGAAGCGAACATCGCCATGCCGTCGCAACCGGGCTTCAACCTCGGCTACCTCGCGTACAACGTGACGCATAAGCCGGTCGACAAGGTCGAAGTGCGTCAGGCGCTCGACATGGCGATCAACAAGAAGGCGATCATCGACTCGGTGTACCAGGGCGCGGGCCAGGCTGCCACGAACCCGATGCCGCCGACGCAATGGTCGTACGACAAGAACCTGAAGAGCGCGTCCTACGACACGGACAAGGCCAAGGCTCTGTTGGCGAAGGCCGGCTATCCGAACGGCTTCGACATCACGCTGTGGGCAATGCCGGTGCAGCGCGCGTACAACCCGAACGCCCGCCTGATGGCGGAAATGATCCAGGCCGACTGGGCCAAGATCGGCGTGAAGGCGAAGATCGTCACGTATGAGTGGGGCGAGTACATCAAGCGCGCTCACGCGGGTGAGGACGACACGATGCTGATTGGCTGGACCGGCGATAACGGCGATCCGGACAACTGGCTCGGCACGCTGCTCGGCTGCGAAGCGGTGAACGGCAACAACTTCTCGAAGTGGTGCTACAAGCCGTTCGACGATCTGATCCAGAAGGGCCGCGTCACGTCCGATCAGGGCGCGCGCACGACGGCTTATATGCAGGCGCAGCAGATCTTCGCGCAGCAGCTGCCGTTCTCGCCGATCGCTCACTCCACGGTGTACCAGCCTGTCAGCAAGAAGGTCGTGGACATGCGTATCGAACCGCTCGGCTACGCGCGTTTCGATGGCGTTAGCATCAAGTAA
- a CDS encoding ABC transporter permease subunit, with the protein MFRFVLRRIGMVIPTFIGITILAFALIHLIPGDPIEVMMGERGVDPAMHAAAMHRLGLDESLPMQYVHYIGRALHGDLGTSIITNTSVMGEFLARFPATVELSICAMLFALIVGLPAGVFAALRRGTVVDHGVMGTALTGYSMPIFWWGLILIMVFSVKLGWTPVSGRIAVEYDIPHVTGFMLIDAMMSTDEGAFKSALSHLILPAIVLGTIPLAVVARMTRSSMLEVLREDYIRTARAKGLSPARVIVVHALRNALIPVVTVIGLQVGTLLAGAVLTETLFSWPGIGKWLIDAIGRRDYPVVQGGILMIATLVIVVNLVVDLLYGVLNPRIRHTR; encoded by the coding sequence ATGTTCCGCTTTGTTTTGCGCCGCATCGGCATGGTGATTCCGACCTTCATCGGCATCACGATCCTCGCGTTCGCGCTGATTCACCTGATACCGGGCGACCCCATCGAAGTGATGATGGGCGAGCGCGGCGTCGATCCCGCCATGCACGCCGCGGCGATGCACCGGCTCGGGCTCGACGAATCCCTGCCGATGCAGTACGTCCACTACATCGGGCGCGCGCTGCACGGCGACCTCGGCACCTCGATCATCACCAACACCAGCGTGATGGGCGAATTCCTCGCACGCTTTCCCGCCACCGTCGAACTGTCGATCTGCGCGATGCTGTTCGCGCTGATCGTCGGCTTGCCGGCGGGCGTGTTCGCGGCTTTGCGGCGCGGCACGGTGGTCGATCACGGCGTGATGGGTACGGCCCTGACCGGCTACTCGATGCCGATCTTCTGGTGGGGCTTGATCCTCATCATGGTGTTCTCCGTGAAGCTCGGCTGGACACCGGTGTCCGGCCGCATTGCGGTCGAATACGACATTCCGCACGTGACCGGCTTCATGCTGATCGACGCGATGATGTCCACCGACGAAGGCGCGTTCAAATCCGCACTGAGCCATCTGATCCTGCCGGCCATCGTGCTCGGCACGATTCCGCTGGCGGTGGTCGCGCGCATGACGCGTTCGTCGATGCTCGAAGTGCTGCGTGAGGACTACATCCGTACCGCGCGCGCGAAGGGTTTGTCGCCGGCACGCGTGATCGTCGTGCATGCGTTGCGCAATGCGCTGATTCCGGTGGTGACGGTGATCGGTCTGCAGGTCGGCACGCTGCTCGCGGGCGCGGTGCTGACCGAGACGCTGTTTTCGTGGCCAGGTATCGGCAAGTGGCTGATCGACGCGATCGGCCGGCGCGACTATCCCGTAGTGCAGGGCGGTATCCTGATGATCGCCACGCTGGTGATCGTCGTGAACCTCGTCGTCGATCTGTTGTACGGCGTGCTGAATCCGCGCATCCGCCATACGAGGTAA
- a CDS encoding ABC transporter permease subunit, with translation MADIQNTVPQSVTPPSGRAIAAREFWANFSRNRGAVSAGVVVLVLIFVAIFAPLIAPHSPIEQYRDFVKIPPAWLDGGNWKFILGTDEAGRDILSRLMYGARLSFWIGFVSVVLALIPGVVLGLIAAFFEKWADTPIMRIMDVLLALPSLLLAVAVVAIIGPGLVNTMLAIAIVALPGYVRLTRASAQGELQKEYVTASRVAGAGTLRLMFSQVLPNCTAPLIVQATLGFSSAILDAAALGFLGLGVQPPSAEWGAMLASARDYIDSAWWIVTMPGLSILISVLAINLLGDGLRDALDPKLKRMA, from the coding sequence ATGGCAGACATTCAAAACACAGTTCCCCAGTCGGTCACTCCTCCGAGTGGCCGCGCTATCGCCGCCCGTGAATTCTGGGCGAATTTCTCGCGCAACCGTGGCGCGGTCAGCGCCGGCGTCGTCGTGCTCGTGCTGATCTTCGTGGCGATCTTCGCGCCGTTGATCGCGCCGCACAGCCCGATCGAGCAGTACCGCGACTTCGTGAAGATTCCGCCCGCATGGCTCGACGGCGGCAACTGGAAGTTCATTCTCGGCACCGACGAAGCGGGCCGCGACATCCTCTCGCGTCTGATGTACGGCGCGCGGCTGTCGTTCTGGATCGGCTTCGTCTCGGTGGTGCTCGCGCTGATTCCGGGCGTCGTGCTCGGTCTGATCGCGGCGTTCTTCGAGAAGTGGGCCGACACGCCGATCATGCGCATCATGGACGTGCTGCTCGCGTTGCCGTCGCTGCTGCTCGCCGTCGCGGTGGTGGCGATCATCGGTCCGGGGCTCGTCAACACGATGCTCGCGATCGCGATCGTCGCGCTGCCGGGCTATGTGCGTTTGACGCGCGCATCCGCGCAGGGCGAGTTGCAGAAAGAGTACGTGACGGCTTCGCGCGTGGCGGGCGCCGGCACCTTGCGTCTGATGTTCTCGCAAGTGCTGCCGAACTGCACCGCGCCGCTGATCGTGCAGGCCACGTTGGGCTTTTCGTCGGCGATTCTCGACGCCGCGGCCCTCGGCTTTCTCGGCCTGGGCGTACAACCGCCCTCGGCGGAGTGGGGCGCGATGCTGGCATCGGCGCGCGATTACATCGACAGCGCATGGTGGATCGTCACCATGCCAGGTCTGTCCATCCTGATCTCGGTGCTTGCGATCAATCTGCTCGGCGACGGGCTGCGCGACGCACTCGATCCCAAACTGAAACGGATGGCCTGA
- a CDS encoding ABC transporter ATP-binding protein — MSTLLTIRNLAVSFNGLPAVDRIDLDVAPGEVVGVVGESGSGKSVTMMALMGLIDAPGIVTADEITFNGRNLLKASAKERRKIIGKDIAMVFQDALTSLNPSYTVGYQIKEVLKLHEGLRGSALDKRALELLDQVGIPDPKGRIGSFPHQMSGGMNQRVMIAMAIACNPKLLIADEPTTALDVTIQAQIMELLIKLQKERGMALVLISHDLAVVSEVAQRVAVMYAGEVIETNKVPDIFAAPHHPYTEALLAAIPEHNVGAVRLAALPGMVPGRDDRPKGCLFAPRCKYVVDDCMKARPALAPMQGHAEVARVRCIKPLNLSGDANVHTHGGAR, encoded by the coding sequence ATGAGTACCTTATTGACCATCCGCAATCTGGCGGTGAGCTTCAACGGACTACCCGCTGTCGACCGGATCGACCTCGATGTCGCGCCGGGCGAAGTGGTCGGCGTGGTCGGCGAATCGGGCTCGGGCAAGAGCGTGACGATGATGGCGCTGATGGGCCTGATCGACGCGCCGGGCATCGTGACGGCCGACGAAATCACCTTCAACGGCAGGAACCTGCTGAAGGCATCGGCGAAGGAACGCCGCAAGATCATCGGCAAAGACATCGCGATGGTGTTCCAGGACGCGCTCACCAGTCTGAATCCGAGCTACACCGTCGGCTATCAGATCAAGGAAGTGCTGAAGCTGCATGAAGGCTTGCGCGGCAGTGCGCTGGACAAGCGCGCGCTGGAACTGCTCGATCAGGTCGGCATTCCGGACCCGAAGGGCCGCATCGGTTCATTTCCGCATCAGATGTCGGGCGGCATGAATCAGCGCGTGATGATCGCCATGGCGATTGCCTGCAATCCGAAGCTGCTGATCGCCGACGAACCGACCACCGCGCTCGACGTCACGATCCAGGCGCAGATCATGGAGCTGCTGATCAAGCTGCAGAAGGAACGCGGCATGGCGCTCGTGTTGATCTCGCACGATCTGGCGGTGGTGTCCGAAGTCGCGCAACGCGTCGCGGTCATGTACGCTGGCGAAGTGATCGAAACGAACAAAGTGCCCGACATCTTCGCCGCGCCGCATCATCCGTACACGGAAGCGTTGCTGGCGGCGATTCCCGAGCACAATGTCGGCGCCGTGCGGCTCGCTGCATTGCCGGGCATGGTGCCGGGTCGCGACGACCGTCCCAAAGGCTGTCTGTTCGCGCCGCGCTGCAAGTATGTGGTCGACGACTGCATGAAGGCGCGGCCCGCGCTCGCGCCGATGCAAGGTCACGCTGAAGTGGCGCGCGTGCGCTGCATCAAACCCCTGAACCTGAGCGGCGACGCCAACGTTCACACCCATGGAGGCGCACGATGA
- a CDS encoding peptide ABC transporter ATP-binding protein has protein sequence MNAVLETRRQSDHAGDHVLVAEQLARYYSVKRGMFASGTVKALNGVSFALDRGKTLAVVGESGCGKSTLARQLTMIEAPTAGRLLIDGEDVAGADHAKIAALRRRVQMVFQNPFASLNPRKTVEQTLGEPLAINTQLSATERAERIAQMMRTVGLRPEHAKRYPHMFSGGQRQRVAIARAMILDPQIVVADEPVSALDVSIQAQILNLFMDLQEQFKTSYVFISHNLSVVEHIADDVMVMYFGGVAELGDKKRIFSNPRHPYTRALMSATPSIFEADRTIKIKLQGEMPSPLNPPSGCTFHQRCPYVIDRCRSEEPKLREVDGRQVSCHRAEEVGDVDA, from the coding sequence ATGAACGCAGTACTCGAAACGCGGCGCCAGTCGGACCATGCGGGCGATCACGTGCTGGTCGCGGAGCAATTGGCGCGCTACTACTCGGTCAAGCGCGGCATGTTCGCGTCGGGCACGGTGAAGGCGCTTAACGGTGTCTCGTTCGCACTCGACCGTGGCAAGACATTGGCGGTGGTCGGCGAATCCGGCTGCGGTAAATCGACCCTCGCGCGTCAATTGACCATGATCGAAGCGCCTACCGCGGGCCGTCTGCTGATCGACGGCGAAGACGTGGCCGGCGCCGATCACGCGAAGATCGCGGCGCTGCGGCGGCGCGTGCAGATGGTGTTCCAGAATCCGTTTGCCTCGCTGAATCCGCGCAAGACCGTCGAGCAGACGCTCGGCGAACCGCTCGCGATCAACACGCAATTGAGCGCGACCGAGCGCGCCGAACGGATCGCGCAGATGATGCGCACCGTCGGCCTGCGTCCGGAACATGCGAAGCGTTATCCGCATATGTTCTCCGGCGGTCAGCGGCAGCGTGTGGCGATTGCGCGCGCGATGATTCTCGACCCGCAGATCGTGGTCGCCGACGAACCCGTCTCGGCGCTCGACGTGTCGATCCAGGCGCAGATCCTGAATCTGTTCATGGATCTGCAGGAACAGTTCAAGACCAGCTACGTGTTCATCTCGCACAACCTCTCGGTGGTGGAGCATATCGCCGACGATGTGATGGTGATGTACTTCGGCGGCGTGGCGGAGCTTGGCGACAAGAAGCGGATCTTCTCGAACCCGCGTCATCCGTACACGCGCGCGCTGATGTCGGCCACGCCTTCGATCTTCGAAGCGGATCGCACGATCAAGATCAAGCTGCAAGGCGAAATGCCGTCGCCGCTGAATCCGCCGTCGGGTTGCACGTTTCATCAGCGCTGCCCGTACGTGATCGACCGCTGCCGCAGCGAAGAACCGAAGCTGCGTGAAGTGGATGGCCGCCAGGTGTCGTGTCACCGCGCCGAGGAGGTGGGGGACGTGGATGCCTGA
- a CDS encoding TraB/GumN family protein, translated as MPDGLAARRLARRLRDGGQSAAFARRWRARALTGAALFGVCAVFHPGVGPIGVAHAAGAAANAPAQAGRPALPVPNMPASPRTSLPGLNPPPASPPASPGTTASGPVRAQPARMPFYVATRGTTTIYVLGTLHVGDPADYPANQPFRAAILGALAASPTLALELSPDELLVSQDDVSKYGVCRRDCLPTLLPEPLWHKLAFRLRGNPAALDAIKKMRPWLASLLVETYDSLSAGLQTEYGSEAQLQNVYLRTRGKIVGLETLSQQMRAFTGLSLAQQREMLAQDLVQTPAENVEDVRTLHRLWRVGDADAIAAWQAAKSEKLARDKRISDSIDNKIVYDRNRRFVSRMLLLAAPNKPVFVAIGALHLGGRKGVLQILRQHGFVVEAG; from the coding sequence ATGCCTGATGGGTTGGCGGCGCGTCGTCTTGCGCGCCGCTTGCGTGATGGCGGCCAGAGTGCTGCTTTCGCGCGGCGCTGGAGGGCGCGTGCACTGACCGGTGCCGCGCTCTTCGGCGTTTGTGCAGTATTTCATCCGGGCGTGGGGCCGATCGGCGTCGCGCATGCCGCAGGGGCGGCAGCCAATGCGCCCGCACAGGCGGGACGTCCTGCGCTGCCCGTGCCCAACATGCCGGCGTCGCCACGCACCAGCTTGCCGGGCCTGAATCCGCCGCCCGCTTCACCGCCTGCCTCGCCGGGCACTACGGCGAGCGGTCCTGTGCGCGCGCAGCCGGCGCGCATGCCGTTCTATGTCGCGACACGCGGCACGACCACTATCTACGTGCTGGGCACGCTGCACGTCGGCGATCCCGCCGACTACCCGGCCAATCAGCCTTTCCGCGCGGCGATCCTCGGCGCGCTTGCCGCCTCGCCGACGCTGGCGCTCGAACTCTCACCCGACGAACTGCTGGTTTCGCAAGACGATGTCTCGAAGTACGGCGTGTGCCGGCGCGACTGTCTGCCGACTTTGCTGCCGGAGCCTTTGTGGCACAAGCTGGCGTTTCGGCTACGCGGCAATCCGGCGGCGCTCGACGCCATCAAGAAGATGCGTCCGTGGCTCGCTTCATTGCTGGTCGAAACCTACGATTCTCTGAGTGCCGGCCTGCAGACCGAGTACGGCTCTGAAGCGCAACTCCAGAACGTGTATCTGCGCACGCGCGGCAAGATCGTCGGTCTGGAAACCTTGTCGCAGCAGATGCGTGCGTTTACGGGCCTGTCGCTCGCGCAGCAGCGCGAGATGCTGGCGCAGGATCTGGTGCAGACGCCGGCGGAAAACGTCGAGGATGTGCGGACCTTGCATCGTCTGTGGCGCGTGGGCGATGCGGACGCGATCGCCGCCTGGCAGGCCGCGAAGTCCGAAAAACTGGCGCGCGACAAGCGCATCTCCGATTCGATCGACAACAAGATCGTCTATGACCGCAACCGGCGTTTCGTTTCGCGCATGCTGTTGCTCGCCGCGCCGAACAAGCCGGTTTTCGTGGCGATTGGCGCGTTGCATCTGGGCGGCCGCAAAGGCGTGCTGCAGATTTTGCGGCAGCACGGGTTTGTGGTGGAGGCGGGGTGA
- a CDS encoding BrnT family toxin, whose translation MYKRQYRWRVLFEWDEVKNQINIHQHGIDFQDAIDVFNHPVLTALDLREDYGEERWVALGWIAAIVGVVVYVERSVDVVRIISARKATRHEVKHYKQRVWH comes from the coding sequence ATGTACAAACGTCAATACAGGTGGCGCGTGCTGTTTGAATGGGACGAAGTCAAAAATCAGATCAACATCCATCAACACGGCATCGATTTTCAGGATGCCATCGACGTGTTCAACCACCCGGTACTCACGGCGCTCGACCTGCGGGAAGACTACGGAGAAGAGCGCTGGGTCGCGCTAGGCTGGATAGCAGCCATTGTGGGCGTGGTGGTGTACGTCGAGCGCAGTGTGGATGTGGTCCGGATCATTTCGGCACGCAAGGCAACGCGGCACGAGGTCAAACACTACAAGCAGCGCGTCTGGCATTGA
- a CDS encoding BrnA antitoxin family protein, whose translation MMAKTSGTDWKRLAKTDDAQIDTSELPELGDDFFQRAELHVPPKQAVTMRLDADVLSWFKEQGQGYQTRINKLLRAYMLAHQRRRP comes from the coding sequence ATGATGGCTAAAACATCGGGAACAGACTGGAAGCGACTCGCCAAAACGGACGACGCGCAGATCGACACGAGCGAGCTGCCCGAGTTGGGCGACGACTTTTTTCAACGCGCCGAATTGCACGTTCCGCCGAAGCAGGCAGTGACAATGCGTCTGGATGCGGACGTGCTGAGCTGGTTCAAGGAGCAGGGGCAGGGTTATCAGACGCGCATCAACAAATTGTTGCGCGCCTACATGCTGGCGCATCAGCGGCGGCGTCCTTAA
- a CDS encoding tetratricopeptide repeat protein produces MEHQSQPDKARAEPPHAAYLTSLIDAALQAHQAGRLDVAESLYREALALDPEHTGALHYFGVLHYQRGNHDAAAGLMSRALKLDRHDAACWSNRGLVAAALGHLDEAMICYDQALQLQPDFADARNNFGVALQAQGNFEEAIEQYRLALASHPALLDAHLNLGTALSKLARFDEALACYREVLSLDPTSAQAHFNAGNAHQARGDHGAAIESFERALALRANYAEAHVNLGSLIGKLGDYAGAEAHYRRAVALEPIATHLVCLGGSLGAQGRLDEEEGFYRRALALDPHYADAHQNLAWLLLKRGDYQQGWAEFALRWRNKDYDAIAVPGVAEWHGEPLEGRRLLLVGEQGFGDHFQFLRFASVLAQRGATVDLCVREPLLPLVERIAGAHRAFSGKPDGEYDFWVPMMSVPSCIGMDLSDIPADVPYLFADKAKVKAWRKRLGAVNKSKRKVGLVWAGSPTFGNDRYRSMQLSDLNALSELDNVAWYALQKGPSHTQLADAPPAFRARDFTAELNSFDDTAALIMNLDLVIAVDTGVGHLAGALGKPVWLMLPANSDWRWLEARSDSPWYPGMRLFRQAVLGNWAPVVKEVSEALRDGGF; encoded by the coding sequence ATGGAACATCAATCCCAGCCTGACAAAGCGCGCGCCGAACCGCCGCACGCCGCCTATCTCACCTCGTTGATCGATGCCGCGCTTCAAGCGCATCAGGCCGGCCGGCTCGACGTCGCCGAATCCCTTTATCGCGAAGCCCTTGCGCTCGATCCCGAGCATACGGGGGCGCTGCATTACTTCGGCGTGCTGCACTATCAGCGCGGCAATCACGACGCCGCCGCCGGTTTGATGAGCCGCGCGCTCAAACTCGACCGTCACGATGCCGCCTGCTGGAGCAACCGCGGACTCGTGGCCGCCGCGCTCGGCCATCTTGACGAAGCGATGATCTGCTACGACCAGGCCCTGCAACTCCAGCCTGATTTCGCCGACGCGCGCAACAACTTCGGCGTCGCATTGCAAGCGCAAGGCAACTTCGAGGAAGCAATTGAACAGTATCGCCTGGCGCTGGCCTCGCACCCCGCGCTGCTCGACGCGCACCTGAACCTCGGCACGGCGCTCAGCAAACTCGCACGTTTCGACGAAGCTCTCGCGTGCTATCGCGAGGTCTTGTCGCTCGACCCGACATCGGCGCAAGCGCACTTCAACGCGGGGAATGCGCACCAGGCGCGAGGCGACCACGGCGCGGCGATCGAGAGCTTCGAGCGCGCCCTGGCGCTACGCGCGAATTACGCGGAGGCGCACGTCAATCTCGGCAGCCTGATCGGCAAGCTCGGCGACTATGCGGGCGCCGAAGCGCATTACCGGCGCGCGGTCGCACTCGAACCGATCGCGACACACCTCGTGTGTCTGGGTGGATCGCTTGGTGCGCAAGGCCGGCTCGACGAAGAGGAAGGCTTCTATCGTCGGGCGCTCGCGCTCGATCCGCACTACGCGGACGCGCACCAGAATCTCGCATGGCTGTTGCTCAAGCGCGGCGACTATCAGCAGGGCTGGGCCGAATTCGCGCTGCGCTGGCGCAACAAGGACTATGACGCGATCGCGGTGCCAGGCGTGGCCGAATGGCATGGCGAGCCGCTCGAGGGGCGTCGACTGCTGCTGGTCGGTGAACAGGGTTTCGGCGACCACTTCCAGTTCCTGCGCTTTGCAAGCGTGCTCGCCCAACGCGGTGCGACGGTCGACCTGTGCGTGCGCGAGCCGCTGCTGCCGCTGGTCGAACGCATCGCGGGCGCGCATCGCGCATTCAGCGGCAAGCCCGACGGCGAATACGATTTCTGGGTTCCAATGATGAGCGTGCCGTCGTGCATCGGCATGGACCTCTCCGACATTCCCGCAGACGTGCCTTACCTGTTCGCCGATAAAGCGAAGGTCAAGGCATGGCGCAAACGGCTCGGCGCAGTCAACAAATCAAAGCGCAAAGTCGGCCTCGTTTGGGCCGGCAGTCCTACATTCGGCAACGACCGCTACCGGTCGATGCAGCTAAGCGACCTGAACGCGCTCAGCGAGTTGGATAACGTCGCCTGGTACGCATTGCAGAAAGGTCCGTCACACACGCAATTGGCCGACGCGCCGCCCGCTTTCCGTGCCCGCGATTTCACCGCCGAGCTGAACAGTTTCGACGACACGGCTGCGTTGATCATGAACCTCGATCTGGTAATCGCCGTGGACACCGGCGTAGGACATCTCGCAGGCGCGTTGGGCAAGCCCGTGTGGTTGATGTTGCCCGCCAACTCTGACTGGCGCTGGCTCGAAGCGCGTAGCGACTCGCCGTGGTACCCGGGGATGAGGTTGTTCCGGCAGGCGGTGCTGGGGAATTGGGCGCCGGTGGTCAAGGAAGTGAGTGAAGCACTGCGCGACGGCGGCTTCTAA